TTATGTTTATGTTTGCGTTACCATGTTCTTGCGTTCTAAACACACAAAAGTGAACATAGATTATCTTAGGTCCAAATGTGAAAATATTGTCTGTATAATTTATTACATAGTTTCCACGTGACCTTTTTGTATTATGAGACTAGTGGCAAAAGTAAAATTGTATTATACGTACTCAGAAGAAATATAgagattatatttatatatattctgttTCTTACATATTTCACATGATGGAACAAGCGGCGTGGACGTTGTCGTCGCTGAAGAGGGAAACGTAGTTTTCACCAGCTGAGTTTGCGGCTGGAAACGCTTGTGTGGGGTTACGGATGTGGCCTGTGGGAGCGCGTTTGTCGTACATGCCAGGCGCGAAAGGGTAATAGACCATATGCTGAGGTATGTAAGGCCAAAACTCTGCCTTCTTCCCTGTGCTCTTCACTCTCTTCAACACCTTGTTTGGATCCACGTGCCCGTTCACCGTTATCCGGCTCTGTTTCCGGTTCACCTCCACCGATTTCACGCCTGTACCGGTCGGTTCCAAACAtgagaaaaaaaagtaatcagTTATCTAAATCGGTCGATCTGTGTTTTGAACAAAAAACTAAGCTGAAATAAAACCTTTTCAACcctttaaaagttaaatttaggGATATATTCCCATATCAATTTATTTTACTAGAGTTTGATTGGGGAATCTTGCTTTAAAGTTTTTAAAGTAATTAGAATtgttatatttacaaataacttacaaaattagtaaaaacttaaacaaaatgatttcagaagacttttatataaataaagatatattcCAAACTTTTTGAACCATAATTAATCAGTTCAGACCAAAAATCTAAGCAAATGATTAGTaattatagttatatatttggGCAAGTCatgaaaatgtaattttaagATAGAATAAGAATCTTAAAAAGAGAAATTAAAGCAGCtacaataaagaaaaaagagagattgGCGAAAGTTTTGATTCAAAGACACTGAGAGTGGTGAGAAGAAGAACCTTTCATGCGACGAACCACGTTTCTAACTCTTCTTTCACAGCCGTCACAGTCCATTTTGACCTTGATTTCCACTgtctatacaaaaaaaattcattcattatcattattcatttaaatgtttgtaataatataaatactattTAACATGTAGTCATAAATATCAAACTAAATTTAGAAACTTGTTCATCTCATGTAGTTCAGTAGTAATCTGGCAATTGAAgcatctctttttttctttgaaagagGCAATTGAAGAATAAgttagttttttgtttaatattatctATGACTGTTAATTCATCATGTATATCGCCTATGTATAATGATGTACCGATATAATATACAGTGAAAAAGTTGATGCAGTTTTGAAGAAACATGTTTAAGAAAAAGACACGGATAAAAATACATGTTCACGTTCTAAGACATTTGAATTTACTGCGTACGAAacatattatcattttgaagttaacaaaatcaaagagaagatgaaagataaaagttaaaaaaaagaagatagagtAGTATAGATATTATGAGGAGAACAAACCTGCAATGGCTTACGCTTGGTTTTAGCATTAGAGTATGTATATGAACAAAAGCTAGATATATAATCTAATGCACCCATTCTTCAAGCTTCAccaaataaattatgtatttacTATAGATCAAATGGGTttgtatatatttctatatgtaaatgtttatatatgtatatgtgtatgAGTGCGTGTGTGTGGGTATATATAAGGAGAGAAGAAAGAACCTTTCTTaatagagaagagaagagagttaCGTGACATGCATTCAAGATtccatgtatatatataggcttcttgattttttttagtggTCCATTTTATAACTATTTTCCACGAGAATGTTGTAGAAGAAAAGGTATATTAAGGAACagaagtgaaaaaaaaaaaagaaacaataataGATCAATGATAAAAAGGAAAAAGTCCGTCTTATTTTAACAATTATCTTGTTCGTGCATGCATTTTCATGGATTGTGTATCATTTTTCTTCTATGAGAGATGAAATAGTTCTGCAACGTAATCTTTAATCAGAACTcgaattttattaaactaagaCAGGAGTAATCTGTATATATTATTGTAGAGAGGAATGATGTGCTAAAAGTTCTTTTATTGGCGTTATTAAACAAGGTTCCTTTTTCTATTGGCATTTGCTTTCGTTTCGATTCAAA
The sequence above is drawn from the Raphanus sativus cultivar WK10039 chromosome 7, ASM80110v3, whole genome shotgun sequence genome and encodes:
- the LOC108814612 gene encoding heavy metal-associated isoprenylated plant protein 21 isoform X1; translated protein: MGALDYISSFCSYTYSNAKTKRKPLQTVEIKVKMDCDGCERRVRNVVRRMKGVKSVEVNRKQSRITVNGHVDPNKVLKRVKSTGKKAEFWPYIPQHMVYYPFAPGMYDKRAPTGHIRNPTQAFPAANSAGENYVSLFSDDNVHAACSIM
- the LOC108814612 gene encoding heavy metal-associated isoprenylated plant protein 21 isoform X2, whose amino-acid sequence is MDCDGCERRVRNVVRRMKGVKSVEVNRKQSRITVNGHVDPNKVLKRVKSTGKKAEFWPYIPQHMVYYPFAPGMYDKRAPTGHIRNPTQAFPAANSAGENYVSLFSDDNVHAACSIM